Proteins encoded within one genomic window of Amycolatopsis sp. 2-15:
- a CDS encoding acetamidase/formamidase family protein → MARHHLDPTRETTIDVFNRDTEPVLTVDPGDTVVVGSLDCHGFLERQRTPGEQRPRMIDPSRGHCLTGPIAVRGAEPGTVLAVHLDDLRPGDWGWTVSASKDNWLTRKLGVAGGPPGRLLWELDAGERTGTNDRGQTVALAPFLGVIGLPPAEPGDHSTVPPRPEGGGNIDCRELVAGSTLYLPVTVPGARLLAGDGHAAQGDGEVGGTAIECPMTTELTLDLTTDRPVPGIHAETPAGRVTFGFHTDLNEATAEALGAMLTWLQKLYDLDRPTALALASPVVDLRVTQVANQTWGVHAVLPADAIR, encoded by the coding sequence ATGGCCCGGCACCACCTCGACCCGACCCGTGAAACCACGATCGACGTCTTCAACCGGGACACCGAGCCCGTCCTGACCGTCGACCCCGGGGACACGGTCGTGGTCGGATCGCTGGACTGCCACGGGTTCCTGGAACGCCAGCGCACGCCCGGCGAGCAGCGGCCGCGGATGATCGACCCGAGCCGCGGCCACTGCCTCACCGGACCGATCGCCGTGCGCGGCGCGGAGCCGGGCACCGTCCTCGCCGTGCACCTGGACGACCTGCGGCCCGGCGACTGGGGCTGGACCGTGTCGGCGTCGAAGGACAACTGGCTCACGCGGAAGCTCGGCGTCGCCGGCGGCCCGCCCGGACGGCTGCTGTGGGAGCTCGACGCCGGTGAGCGCACCGGCACCAACGACCGCGGCCAGACCGTGGCGCTGGCGCCGTTCCTCGGGGTGATCGGCCTGCCGCCGGCCGAACCGGGCGACCACTCCACCGTGCCGCCGCGACCCGAAGGCGGCGGCAACATCGACTGCCGCGAGCTCGTGGCGGGCTCGACGCTGTACCTGCCCGTGACGGTCCCCGGCGCGCGGCTGCTCGCCGGCGACGGGCACGCGGCCCAGGGCGACGGCGAGGTCGGCGGCACGGCGATCGAGTGCCCGATGACCACCGAGCTCACGCTCGACCTCACCACCGACCGGCCCGTGCCCGGCATCCACGCCGAGACGCCCGCCGGGCGCGTCACGTTCGGCTTCCACACCGACCTCAACGAAGCCACCGCCGAGGCACTCGGCGCGATGCTCACCTGGCTGCAGAAGCTCTACGACCTCGACCGCCCCACCGCCCTGGCGCTCGCGAGCCCGGTGGTCGACCTGCGCGTCACCCAGGTCGCCAACCAAACGTGGGGCGTGCACGCGGTACTCCCCGCCGACGCGATCCGCTGA
- a CDS encoding glycoside hydrolase family 3 protein → MARRSPGWSRARRTTFAALASLTLLGGVANAAPAPAKPATPAAAQPEIGQPALDKNGCARIENTLPTLSDWPKVDSRMRKNPQDEARIAKILSGMTLEEKVGQMTQPEINAITPDEVKQYAIGSVLNGGGSWPGGNKHATQQDWLNLADAYWSASKTSRTKIPVIWGIDAVHGNNNVYGATVFPQNIALGAAHDSCLVRDVENATARQIRATGQDWAFAPTLAVVQDDRWGRTYEGFSEDPRITRAYGYEAINGLQDGATKRITYNGVIATAKHFIGDGGTIKGQDQGVNPSSEADMINIHGQGYYGALAAGTQTVMVSFNSWTNADLGINEGKLHGSDKALNQILKGKMGFDGLVVSDWNGIGQVPGCTNASCPQAINAGVDVVMVPADWKAFITNTVAQVNDGQIPMARIDDAVTRILRVKLRAGILDEQKPSDRSYANSDEALTDKWLARDAVRESQTLLKNNGNVLPLKPKSKVLVVGKSADSIQNQTGGWTLSWQGTGNTNADFPNATSILGGLKEDLGDANVTFSEKGDVDPTGYDAVIAVIGETPYAEGVGDLQRKSLEAAKLYPEDLAVLDKVSGKGVPVVTAYVGGRPLYLNKEINRSDAFVAAWLPGTEGGGVADMMVKGKDGTGYQGKLSYSWPKSACQTPLNPWSPDYDPLFALGYGLKTGQRASVAKLDETEGPTTCGSTGGGGTATEDLSIFDRTDIAPYKSYIGSASNWGGTEIGPDGTAEHPEITVTPADVNVQADGLKTTWTGTGAAQLYLQSPATSDLRGYPNADGALEFDVIVNSPPVNRTVVSMHCVYPCFSEVNATKLFTDLPAGSKSTVKIPLSCFANGLDFENVNTPFLVYTDGPFSASFANVRWSPGGAKDPDALKCSDLT, encoded by the coding sequence ATGGCCAGAAGATCCCCCGGGTGGTCCCGGGCCCGAAGGACCACGTTCGCCGCACTCGCGAGCCTCACCCTGCTGGGCGGCGTCGCGAACGCGGCGCCCGCCCCCGCCAAGCCGGCCACACCGGCCGCGGCGCAGCCCGAGATCGGGCAGCCCGCGCTCGACAAGAACGGCTGCGCGCGCATCGAGAACACGCTGCCGACCCTCTCGGACTGGCCGAAGGTCGACAGCAGGATGCGGAAGAACCCGCAAGACGAGGCGCGCATCGCGAAGATCCTCTCCGGCATGACGCTGGAGGAGAAGGTCGGGCAGATGACGCAGCCCGAGATCAACGCGATCACCCCCGACGAGGTCAAGCAGTACGCCATCGGCTCGGTGCTCAACGGCGGCGGTTCGTGGCCCGGCGGCAACAAGCACGCCACGCAGCAGGACTGGCTGAACCTCGCCGACGCGTACTGGAGCGCGTCGAAGACCAGCCGCACGAAGATCCCCGTGATCTGGGGCATCGACGCCGTGCACGGCAACAACAACGTCTACGGCGCCACCGTCTTCCCGCAGAACATCGCGCTCGGCGCCGCCCACGATTCGTGCCTGGTCCGAGACGTCGAGAACGCCACCGCGCGCCAGATCCGCGCCACCGGCCAGGACTGGGCCTTCGCGCCCACGCTCGCCGTCGTGCAGGACGATCGCTGGGGCCGCACGTACGAGGGCTTCTCCGAGGACCCGCGCATCACGCGCGCCTACGGCTACGAGGCCATCAACGGCCTGCAGGACGGCGCCACCAAGCGCATCACCTACAACGGCGTGATCGCCACCGCCAAGCACTTCATCGGCGACGGCGGCACGATCAAGGGCCAGGACCAGGGCGTGAACCCCTCGTCCGAGGCCGACATGATCAACATCCACGGCCAGGGTTACTACGGCGCGCTCGCCGCCGGCACCCAGACCGTGATGGTGTCGTTCAACAGCTGGACCAACGCCGACCTCGGGATCAACGAGGGCAAGCTGCACGGCAGCGACAAGGCGCTGAACCAGATCCTCAAGGGCAAGATGGGCTTCGACGGCCTCGTCGTGTCGGACTGGAACGGCATCGGCCAGGTGCCCGGCTGCACCAACGCGAGCTGCCCGCAGGCGATCAACGCCGGCGTCGACGTCGTGATGGTGCCCGCCGACTGGAAGGCGTTCATCACCAACACCGTCGCGCAGGTCAACGACGGCCAGATCCCGATGGCGCGCATCGACGACGCCGTGACCCGCATCCTGCGCGTGAAGCTGCGCGCCGGCATCCTCGACGAACAGAAGCCGTCGGACCGCTCGTACGCCAACTCCGACGAGGCGCTCACGGACAAGTGGCTCGCCCGCGACGCCGTGCGCGAGTCGCAGACGCTGCTGAAGAACAACGGCAACGTGCTGCCGCTCAAGCCGAAGTCGAAGGTGCTGGTGGTCGGCAAGAGCGCCGACAGCATCCAGAACCAGACCGGCGGCTGGACGCTGTCGTGGCAGGGCACGGGCAACACCAACGCCGACTTCCCCAACGCCACCTCGATCCTGGGCGGGCTCAAGGAAGACCTCGGCGACGCCAACGTCACCTTCAGCGAAAAGGGCGACGTCGACCCGACCGGTTACGACGCCGTGATCGCCGTGATCGGCGAGACGCCGTACGCCGAGGGCGTGGGCGACCTGCAGCGCAAGTCACTGGAAGCCGCGAAGCTCTACCCCGAGGACCTCGCCGTGCTCGACAAGGTGAGCGGCAAGGGTGTCCCGGTCGTCACCGCCTACGTCGGCGGCCGTCCGCTGTACCTGAACAAGGAGATCAACCGCTCCGACGCGTTCGTGGCGGCCTGGCTGCCCGGCACCGAAGGCGGCGGCGTCGCGGACATGATGGTCAAGGGCAAGGACGGCACGGGGTACCAGGGCAAGCTGTCCTACTCGTGGCCCAAGAGCGCGTGCCAGACGCCGCTCAACCCGTGGAGCCCGGACTACGACCCGCTGTTCGCGCTGGGCTACGGCCTCAAGACCGGCCAGCGCGCCAGCGTGGCGAAGCTCGACGAGACCGAGGGCCCGACGACCTGCGGGTCGACCGGCGGCGGGGGCACCGCGACCGAGGATCTGTCGATCTTCGACCGCACGGACATCGCGCCGTACAAGAGCTACATCGGTTCGGCCTCGAACTGGGGCGGCACCGAGATCGGCCCCGACGGCACCGCGGAGCACCCGGAGATCACCGTGACCCCGGCCGACGTCAACGTGCAGGCCGACGGCCTCAAGACGACGTGGACCGGCACGGGTGCGGCGCAGCTGTACCTGCAGAGTCCCGCGACGAGCGACCTGCGCGGGTATCCCAACGCGGACGGGGCGCTCGAGTTCGACGTGATCGTGAACTCGCCACCGGTGAACCGCACCGTGGTGAGCATGCACTGCGTCTACCCGTGTTTCTCGGAGGTCAACGCCACCAAGCTGTTCACGGACCTGCCGGCGGGGAGCAAGTCGACGGTGAAGATCCCGCTGTCGTGCTTCGCGAACGGGCTCGACTTCGAGAACGTCAACACGCCGTTCCTGGTCTACACCGACGGCCCGTTCTCGGCGTCGTTCGCGAACGTGAGGTGGTCGCCTGGCGGAGCGAAAGATCCGGACGCGCTGAAGTGTTCGGATCTGACGTGA
- a CDS encoding alkaline phosphatase family protein, giving the protein MTDAPENDRTGLTRRRLFGAAAAGGLAAAASVLPPNVRSALASPPPSGGHLRDIEHVVLLMQENRSFDHYFGTLSGVRGFDDPHALRLPGGRSVFHQPDPGHPDGYLLPYRLNTKISAAQAIPSTSHAWSVQHQAWNNGKMDNWLPAHLAADGATKGPYTMGYFTREDIPFQYALADAFTICDAYHCSVLGPTWPNRYMWLAGTIDADGKFGGPSLETGNVPNGHFTFKTYPERLTEAGVSWKVYHSPGGATGLPPFNAIKQYADAQPGSPLYDQAIAPSPLGQFEYDALHDQLPTVSWLLPPSAMDEHPANLPAAGAQFVAGKIDAIAANPEVWAKTVFILSYDENDGLFDHVLPPTPRPGTPGEFVSATSPSGVKGGGLPTGLGYRVPCIVVSPWTAGGWVSSELFDHTSQLRLLEKVTGVAEPNISDWRRRTVGDLTSVFRFHDATKHAPALPGTQGQYNLAQYEVAQLPKPTAPAGGQEVPHQERGHRPQVS; this is encoded by the coding sequence ATGACCGACGCCCCGGAGAACGACAGAACCGGTCTGACCCGCCGCAGGTTGTTCGGCGCTGCCGCCGCCGGGGGCCTGGCCGCCGCCGCGTCCGTGCTGCCACCGAACGTCCGCAGCGCGCTCGCGTCCCCGCCGCCGTCCGGCGGGCACCTGCGCGACATCGAGCACGTCGTGCTGCTGATGCAGGAGAACCGCAGCTTCGACCACTACTTCGGCACACTGTCCGGTGTGCGCGGCTTCGACGACCCGCATGCGCTGCGCCTGCCGGGCGGGCGTTCGGTGTTCCACCAGCCCGACCCGGGGCACCCGGACGGCTACCTGCTGCCGTACCGGCTGAACACGAAGATCAGCGCGGCGCAGGCGATCCCGTCGACGAGCCACGCGTGGAGCGTGCAGCACCAGGCGTGGAACAACGGGAAGATGGACAACTGGCTGCCCGCCCACCTCGCGGCCGACGGCGCCACCAAGGGTCCTTACACGATGGGCTACTTCACGCGCGAGGACATCCCGTTCCAGTACGCGCTCGCGGACGCGTTCACCATCTGCGACGCCTACCACTGCTCGGTCCTCGGCCCGACCTGGCCCAACCGCTACATGTGGCTGGCCGGCACCATCGACGCGGACGGCAAGTTCGGCGGCCCGTCCCTGGAGACGGGCAACGTGCCGAACGGGCACTTCACGTTCAAGACCTACCCGGAGCGGCTCACGGAAGCGGGCGTCAGCTGGAAGGTCTACCACTCGCCGGGCGGCGCGACCGGGCTGCCGCCGTTCAACGCGATCAAGCAGTACGCCGACGCGCAGCCGGGTTCGCCCCTCTACGACCAGGCGATCGCCCCGTCGCCCCTGGGCCAGTTCGAGTACGACGCGCTGCACGACCAGCTGCCCACCGTGAGCTGGCTCCTGCCGCCCAGCGCGATGGACGAGCACCCGGCCAACCTGCCGGCCGCGGGAGCCCAGTTCGTCGCCGGCAAGATCGACGCGATCGCCGCCAACCCGGAGGTCTGGGCCAAGACGGTGTTCATCCTGTCCTACGACGAGAACGACGGCTTGTTCGACCACGTCCTGCCGCCGACCCCGCGCCCGGGCACGCCCGGCGAGTTCGTCTCCGCCACCTCGCCCAGCGGCGTCAAGGGCGGCGGCCTGCCGACGGGGCTCGGCTACCGCGTGCCGTGCATCGTCGTCTCGCCGTGGACCGCCGGCGGCTGGGTGAGCTCGGAGCTGTTCGACCACACCTCGCAGCTGCGCCTGCTGGAGAAGGTGACCGGTGTCGCCGAGCCGAACATCAGCGACTGGCGCCGCCGCACCGTCGGCGACCTGACCTCGGTCTTCCGCTTCCACGACGCGACCAAGCACGCGCCGGCCCTCCCCGGCACCCAGGGGCAGTACAACCTGGCCCAGTACGAGGTGGCGCAGCTGCCCAAGCCGACCGCGCCTGCCGGCGGGCAGGAAGTGCCGCACCAGGAACGGGGTCACCGCCCGCAGGTGAGCTGA
- a CDS encoding CHAP domain-containing protein, which produces MRRLPRILTTLAAAAVLTATGTVTATAASAAPLTMAAQFGTVAPSVKVNLIGDNYPAKWRNIRQDSVLDDWNMWNRECVSWASYTVAAHGVNTRNYSDAKYWDDNARSNGYPVDNTPTPGSIAQTDAGRYGHVAVVDSVHGSTVTVEDYNWAGDGHYLVHDLDKGEFRYIRFYN; this is translated from the coding sequence ATGCGGCGACTTCCCCGGATCCTGACCACCCTGGCGGCCGCGGCCGTCCTCACCGCCACTGGCACGGTCACCGCGACCGCCGCGTCGGCAGCACCGCTGACCATGGCCGCGCAGTTCGGCACCGTCGCGCCTTCGGTCAAGGTCAACCTCATCGGCGACAACTACCCCGCCAAGTGGCGCAACATCCGCCAGGACTCGGTCCTCGACGACTGGAACATGTGGAACCGCGAGTGCGTCTCGTGGGCCTCCTACACCGTCGCCGCCCACGGTGTGAACACCCGCAACTACAGCGACGCCAAGTACTGGGACGACAACGCCCGCAGCAACGGCTACCCCGTCGACAACACGCCAACCCCGGGCTCCATCGCCCAGACCGACGCGGGCCGCTACGGCCACGTCGCCGTCGTCGACAGCGTCCACGGCTCCACCGTCACGGTCGAGGACTACAACTGGGCCGGCGACGGCCACTACCTCGTCCACGACCTCGACAAAGGCGAGTTCCGCTACATCCGCTTCTACAACTGA
- a CDS encoding XRE family transcriptional regulator: protein MSAQHPGSFAVTLDAAIEDSGLSLDRVRHHLATRGVTLSRSALSYWRRGRSQPERETSLNAVTQLEAVLELSPGSLTSLLGPRAPRGRWLGHPPDRVERRRLWPDLRPLTVELKPPPDEQLAFWSVHDRVAVDDDGCERALHVRVVAEATMDGVDRMMTYHQADGPLPAEPRYQGVRFARVGRVRVDRRTGMTAGELLLDRVLAAGEVTAVEYEILLPPGTPTQGVRPALHAAGARARVPGAVRPAAAAAGPLVRTPRPRRAPPHRRSAARRHDPRRHLRHPRRAARHSRRVLDVVTPIL, encoded by the coding sequence GTGTCTGCGCAGCACCCCGGCTCGTTCGCGGTCACGCTCGATGCCGCGATCGAAGACTCCGGGCTTTCCCTCGACCGGGTCCGCCACCACCTCGCCACCCGAGGCGTGACGCTCTCGCGCTCCGCGCTGTCCTACTGGCGCCGAGGCCGCTCCCAGCCCGAGCGCGAGACGTCGCTCAACGCCGTGACGCAGCTCGAAGCCGTGCTGGAGCTCTCCCCCGGCTCACTCACCTCGCTGCTCGGCCCCCGCGCGCCGCGCGGGCGCTGGCTCGGCCACCCGCCCGACCGCGTGGAGCGCCGCCGGTTGTGGCCGGACCTGCGGCCGCTCACCGTGGAGCTCAAACCACCGCCGGACGAGCAGCTCGCGTTCTGGTCGGTGCACGACCGCGTGGCCGTCGACGACGACGGGTGCGAGCGGGCCCTGCACGTGCGGGTCGTCGCGGAGGCCACGATGGACGGCGTCGACCGCATGATGACCTACCACCAGGCCGACGGCCCGCTGCCCGCCGAACCTCGTTACCAGGGCGTGCGGTTCGCGCGCGTCGGACGGGTGCGGGTCGACCGCCGGACCGGCATGACGGCCGGTGAGCTGCTGCTCGACCGTGTGCTCGCGGCCGGGGAGGTCACGGCCGTCGAGTACGAGATCCTGCTGCCGCCCGGCACCCCGACGCAGGGAGTACGGCCGGCGCTTCACGCGGCCGGTGCGCGAGCACGTGTGCCAGGTGCAGTTCGGCCTGCGGCTGCCGCGGCAGGTCCGCTCGTTCGAACGCCGCGGCCCCGACGGGCCCCGCCGCACCGGCGATCCGCTGCGCGTCGGCACGACCCACGCCGTCACCTTCGCCACCCGCGACGCGCGGCCCGGCATTCACGGCGCGTGCTGGACGTGGTGACGCCAATTCTGTGA
- a CDS encoding sigma-70 family RNA polymerase sigma factor — protein MPETLAARFEAERPRLRALARRMLGSAAEADDAVQESWLRLASASGIDNLAAWLTTVVSRICLDVLRARRETPFEQVPDHGVAGPEEDLALADEVGRALLVVLATLAPAERVAFVLHDLFSVPFDAVGPILDRTPATTKKLASRARLRVRGTPAAGSDLGAHRKVVEAFLAAARGGDLTTLLELLAPDIVRHADAAALPPGTAAVLRGADAVARGTTAFADRARLAEPALVDGTVGLVLAPYGRLTGVLKVTVTVGRVAAYEVIADPARLGKVEIAVLA, from the coding sequence ATGCCCGAAACCCTCGCGGCCCGGTTCGAAGCGGAACGGCCCCGCCTGCGCGCGCTCGCGCGGCGGATGCTCGGCTCGGCGGCCGAAGCCGACGACGCCGTGCAGGAATCCTGGCTGCGGCTGGCGTCGGCGTCCGGGATCGACAACCTCGCGGCGTGGCTGACCACCGTCGTGTCGCGGATCTGCCTCGACGTGCTGCGGGCACGGCGGGAGACGCCGTTCGAGCAGGTCCCGGACCACGGCGTGGCGGGTCCCGAAGAGGACCTCGCGCTCGCCGACGAGGTCGGCCGGGCCCTGCTCGTGGTGCTGGCGACGCTCGCGCCCGCCGAGCGCGTGGCGTTCGTGCTGCACGACTTGTTCTCGGTGCCGTTCGACGCCGTCGGCCCGATCCTGGACCGCACGCCCGCGACGACGAAGAAACTCGCGAGCCGCGCGCGGCTGCGGGTGCGCGGCACTCCCGCGGCCGGCTCCGACCTCGGTGCGCACCGGAAGGTCGTGGAGGCGTTCCTGGCCGCGGCCCGCGGCGGTGATCTCACCACCTTGCTCGAACTGCTGGCCCCCGACATCGTCCGGCACGCGGACGCGGCCGCGTTGCCGCCGGGCACCGCCGCCGTCCTCCGCGGGGCCGACGCCGTCGCGCGCGGCACCACCGCCTTCGCCGACCGCGCGCGCCTCGCGGAGCCGGCCCTGGTGGACGGCACGGTCGGGCTGGTGCTGGCGCCTTACGGCCGGCTGACGGGCGTGCTCAAGGTGACGGTGACGGTGGGACGTGTCGCCGCGTACGAGGTGATCGCGGATCCGGCCCGGCTGGGGAAGGTGGAGATCGCCGTCCTCGCCTGA
- a CDS encoding MFS transporter — protein MTASSPIDPRARYARWVAPLCWTAVALEGFDLVVLGVVLPALLKVPSWGLDPNSASLISVVGLLGVAVGALAIGPVSDLFGRRGTMLLTVTSFSVFTLLCAVVDGPWLFGLLRFLAGLGLGGVLPTALALITEYARVGRGGSSTTVLMTGYHVGAVLTALLGILVVERYGWEWMFVIGAAPAVILVPLMVKFLPESAEFLKARGTRAARPPRERNPIGILFRHGYGRATIAFWVTSFMGLLLVYGLNTWLPQIMREAGYELGAALALLLVLNVGAVIGLLIGGRVADRLGYRRSTIVWFTAAAVFLALLSIKLPGFSVYVGVLLAGIFTFSAQVLVYVYVARVYPAAARGTALGAASGIGRFGAISGPLVTGFLLTAGLAYPWGFYLFAVVAAIGAVAITVVNRDPAPDAPLEVTAEGDTATRTE, from the coding sequence ATGACGGCCTCCTCCCCGATCGACCCCCGGGCCCGGTACGCGCGCTGGGTCGCCCCGCTCTGCTGGACGGCGGTGGCGCTCGAAGGCTTCGACCTCGTGGTGCTGGGTGTGGTGCTGCCCGCACTGCTCAAGGTGCCGAGCTGGGGCCTGGACCCCAACTCGGCCTCGCTGATCTCCGTGGTCGGCCTCCTCGGCGTGGCCGTGGGCGCGCTCGCCATCGGCCCCGTGAGTGACCTGTTCGGCCGACGCGGCACGATGCTGCTCACGGTCACGAGCTTCTCGGTGTTCACCTTGCTGTGCGCGGTGGTCGACGGCCCCTGGCTGTTCGGGCTGCTGCGCTTCCTCGCCGGGCTCGGCCTCGGTGGCGTGCTGCCGACCGCGCTCGCGCTGATCACCGAATACGCGCGGGTGGGCCGCGGCGGCAGCTCCACCACGGTGCTCATGACCGGCTACCACGTGGGGGCGGTGCTCACGGCGCTGCTCGGCATCCTCGTGGTGGAGCGGTACGGCTGGGAGTGGATGTTCGTGATCGGCGCCGCGCCGGCGGTGATCCTCGTTCCGCTGATGGTGAAGTTCCTGCCGGAGTCGGCCGAGTTCCTCAAGGCGCGCGGCACCCGCGCGGCGCGGCCGCCGCGCGAGCGCAACCCGATCGGCATCCTGTTCCGCCACGGCTACGGCCGCGCGACCATCGCGTTCTGGGTCACGTCGTTCATGGGGCTGCTGCTCGTGTACGGCCTCAACACCTGGCTGCCGCAGATCATGCGGGAGGCCGGTTACGAGCTCGGCGCGGCGCTCGCCCTATTGTTGGTGCTCAACGTCGGTGCCGTGATCGGCCTGCTGATCGGCGGCCGCGTGGCCGACCGCCTGGGTTACCGGCGTTCCACCATCGTCTGGTTCACCGCGGCGGCCGTGTTCCTCGCGTTGCTGAGCATCAAGCTGCCCGGCTTCAGCGTGTACGTCGGCGTGCTGCTCGCGGGGATCTTCACCTTCAGCGCGCAGGTGCTCGTATACGTCTACGTCGCCCGCGTCTACCCGGCCGCCGCGCGCGGCACGGCGCTGGGCGCGGCGAGTGGCATCGGCCGCTTCGGCGCGATCTCCGGTCCGCTCGTCACCGGCTTCCTGCTCACGGCCGGGCTGGCCTACCCGTGGGGCTTCTACCTCTTCGCCGTCGTCGCGGCCATCGGCGCGGTCGCCATCACGGTCGTCAACCGCGATCCGGCGCCGGACGCGCCGCTGGAGGTGACGGCGGAGGGGGACACCGCGACCCGCACCGAGTGA
- a CDS encoding DUF3152 domain-containing protein, which produces MAQDETRAREPLRASWKPLPERRSANRKKGFLRTYGWRVYALPVMVVLTVLVLVDTATTAAPSTAAQPPAPGPAPARVESSVDSAEPGVPENPAKPADPNIPTADLPAGGPYTQTGQRKWHVIPGSGPKIGTGRLYRYTVEVEDGIDPASYAGDDSFAAAVQGILSDPKSWTADGKVALQRVDASDPHPDFRVSLSTPDTTHRADACGFSISYEASCFRRSMRRVMINLSRWVRGAKAYGANMTAYRQYAINHEVGHALGHSHVGCGGPGRPAPVMMQQTFGVADDYVARLNNVPGGDHGAVPADHRVCATNSWPFP; this is translated from the coding sequence GTGGCGCAGGATGAAACGCGGGCGCGGGAACCGCTGCGTGCGTCGTGGAAACCGTTGCCGGAGCGGAGATCCGCGAACAGGAAGAAAGGTTTCCTGCGCACGTACGGCTGGCGCGTCTACGCGCTGCCGGTCATGGTCGTGCTCACCGTGCTCGTGCTGGTCGACACCGCCACCACCGCGGCCCCGTCGACGGCTGCGCAACCGCCCGCGCCGGGGCCGGCACCGGCCCGCGTGGAGTCCTCCGTGGACTCCGCCGAGCCGGGGGTTCCCGAGAACCCGGCGAAGCCGGCCGATCCGAACATCCCCACGGCGGACTTGCCCGCCGGCGGCCCGTACACGCAGACCGGCCAGCGCAAGTGGCACGTGATCCCCGGCTCCGGACCGAAGATCGGCACCGGCCGCCTCTACCGCTACACGGTCGAGGTCGAGGACGGCATCGACCCGGCGAGCTACGCCGGTGACGACAGCTTCGCGGCCGCCGTGCAGGGCATCCTGTCCGACCCGAAAAGCTGGACCGCCGACGGCAAGGTCGCGCTGCAGCGCGTGGACGCGAGCGACCCCCACCCGGACTTCCGCGTCAGCCTCTCCACCCCCGACACCACGCACCGCGCCGACGCCTGCGGGTTTTCCATCTCCTACGAGGCTTCCTGCTTCCGCCGCAGCATGCGGCGCGTTATGATCAACCTCTCCCGCTGGGTTCGCGGCGCGAAGGCCTACGGGGCGAACATGACCGCCTACCGGCAGTACGCGATCAACCACGAGGTCGGCCACGCGCTGGGCCACTCCCACGTCGGCTGCGGCGGCCCGGGCCGGCCGGCGCCCGTGATGATGCAGCAGACCTTCGGCGTCGCCGACGACTACGTCGCCCGCCTCAACAACGTCCCGGGCGGCGACCATGGCGCGGTGCCGGCCGACCACCGCGTGTGCGCCACGAACTCCTGGCCGTTTCCCTAG
- a CDS encoding FMN-dependent NADH-azoreductase has translation MTDMLAPLLRIDSSADGAESVTRRLTSLFVRHWRGEVRHRDLAADPVPPIREPYARLGRRVERRGTVPRDDIAALAVDEGERREWALTLPLVTELREAGTVLLGVPMYNFSVPAALKAWIDRVTFPGVFANALGATRFVVITARGGAYGPGTPREGYDFQEPYLRAYLTNLGVGPGNLAFVHAELTRVGDIPALAGLADLAEKSLAQAEERILELAT, from the coding sequence ATGACCGACATGCTAGCGCCTCTGCTGCGCATCGACTCGAGCGCCGACGGCGCGGAGTCCGTGACGCGGCGGCTGACCTCGCTGTTCGTGCGGCACTGGCGGGGCGAGGTGCGCCACCGCGACCTGGCCGCCGACCCCGTGCCGCCGATCCGGGAGCCCTACGCCCGTCTCGGCCGCCGCGTCGAACGCCGGGGAACCGTGCCCCGGGACGACATCGCCGCGCTCGCCGTCGACGAAGGTGAACGCCGCGAATGGGCACTGACTCTGCCGCTGGTAACGGAGCTGCGCGAAGCCGGGACTGTGCTGCTGGGCGTGCCGATGTACAACTTCTCCGTGCCCGCCGCGCTGAAGGCGTGGATCGACCGCGTGACGTTCCCCGGCGTGTTCGCGAACGCCCTGGGCGCCACCAGGTTCGTGGTGATCACCGCACGCGGCGGCGCGTACGGCCCGGGCACTCCGCGCGAGGGGTACGACTTCCAGGAACCGTACTTGCGGGCCTACCTCACGAACCTGGGCGTCGGCCCCGGAAATCTCGCGTTCGTGCACGCGGAGCTGACGCGCGTCGGCGACATCCCGGCGCTGGCCGGGCTGGCGGACCTGGCGGAGAAATCCCTGGCCCAGGCCGAAGAACGCATTCTCGAGCTGGCCACCTGA